Proteins from a single region of Desulfonatronum thiosulfatophilum:
- a CDS encoding TorD/DmsD family molecular chaperone gives MLDSNIIARMETYKALASCYFPPDEHLPHNVDTLAAHAPAWVPEVHASTQTMLKNLPNDEQGRDALKVEYAKLFLGPFEVLAPPFGSVYFHVNKMLSHESSDDAAARYLAAGVNSAPDGGNPPDHVTAELEFMYYLLFQEHAAFCRDDATAVREWRDRRTDFFPIHLGAWGPLFADRVVSFAQSPFYKHLGQITKAVLRAEFRLIPDTVQAEPTTAC, from the coding sequence ATGCTTGACTCGAACATTATCGCCCGGATGGAAACCTATAAGGCCTTGGCCTCGTGCTATTTTCCCCCGGACGAACATTTGCCGCATAACGTGGATACTCTGGCGGCTCATGCTCCGGCCTGGGTCCCGGAGGTCCACGCATCGACCCAGACTATGCTGAAGAATCTGCCAAACGACGAACAGGGCCGCGATGCGCTCAAGGTGGAGTACGCCAAGCTGTTTCTTGGCCCCTTTGAAGTCCTGGCACCGCCTTTCGGGTCGGTTTATTTCCATGTGAACAAGATGCTTTCCCACGAAAGCTCTGATGACGCCGCAGCTCGCTACCTGGCGGCCGGCGTGAACAGCGCTCCGGACGGCGGCAATCCTCCGGATCATGTCACCGCGGAACTGGAGTTCATGTACTATCTCCTGTTTCAGGAACATGCCGCTTTTTGTCGGGACGATGCCACGGCTGTCCGTGAATGGCGGGATCGCCGGACGGATTTCTTTCCCATTCACCTGGGAGCCTGGGGACCGCTTTTTGCCGATCGGGTGGTCTCCTTCGCCCAATCACCGTTTTACAAGCATCTCGGGCAGATTACGAAGGCAGTGTTGCGGGCCGAGTTTCGCCTGATTCCTGATACGGTCCAAGCGGAACCGACTACAGCGTGCTGA
- the nrfD gene encoding NrfD/PsrC family molybdoenzyme membrane anchor subunit, producing the protein MSKLWFGLLGVGLLFGLFSALTVVSQGLGVYNANDVTFWVLPMSGYLFFALTAAGLTFLSSLPSVFGMKMYYPIAKRSALLAGATLLVGVMCKALDLGPWTTLLNTIHLVLSPNLASPIWWMANLYAIYIAFVAFKFYTIHKGQWHTASGKTAGLLALGLMLMSYTALSIVFGTADARPAFFGHFTALYFMASAITSGLAVLFLASMVHFQLIGGMPKEQEPIFQNISRFFAIMLAVSLFVFILRAVIGYTSLHEAFDGFRYIAGTALYKGELWLGLIIPLVMLLIPAVRDSTIGRVLVSIFVLAGMFAGRLVMLLSAQIRPVGAFIENRPEFVSYVPSIYEIGIIVLALSLALLIYSIGVKYWKLEATPD; encoded by the coding sequence ATGAGTAAGTTATGGTTTGGTCTGCTGGGCGTCGGCCTGCTCTTTGGACTCTTCAGCGCCCTGACGGTGGTTTCTCAGGGGCTGGGAGTGTACAACGCCAATGATGTGACCTTCTGGGTCCTGCCGATGTCCGGTTATCTGTTTTTTGCATTGACGGCCGCCGGGCTGACGTTCCTGTCGTCTCTGCCCTCGGTGTTCGGCATGAAAATGTATTATCCCATTGCCAAGCGCAGCGCCCTGCTCGCCGGAGCAACGCTGCTGGTGGGCGTGATGTGCAAGGCGCTTGACCTTGGGCCGTGGACCACGCTGCTGAATACCATCCATCTAGTCCTGTCTCCCAATCTGGCCTCGCCGATCTGGTGGATGGCCAATCTCTACGCGATCTACATCGCCTTTGTGGCATTCAAGTTCTACACAATCCACAAAGGGCAGTGGCATACCGCCAGCGGCAAAACAGCCGGACTGCTGGCATTGGGGTTGATGCTCATGTCCTACACAGCCTTGAGCATCGTATTCGGCACGGCTGATGCCAGACCGGCTTTTTTTGGCCACTTTACCGCTCTCTATTTCATGGCTTCGGCGATCACCAGCGGTCTGGCCGTCCTCTTTCTGGCTTCCATGGTCCATTTTCAGCTAATCGGGGGAATGCCCAAGGAACAGGAACCAATTTTCCAAAACATCAGCAGGTTTTTCGCAATAATGCTGGCCGTCTCGTTGTTCGTCTTCATTCTGCGGGCCGTCATCGGCTATACCTCGCTGCACGAGGCTTTTGACGGCTTCCGATATATTGCCGGGACCGCATTGTACAAGGGCGAGTTATGGCTGGGATTGATCATTCCTTTGGTGATGTTGCTCATTCCCGCAGTACGGGATTCGACGATCGGTCGGGTACTGGTCTCGATCTTTGTTCTCGCGGGCATGTTTGCCGGCCGTCTGGTAATGCTGCTTTCGGCGCAGATCAGGCCTGTCGGAGCGTTTATTGAAAACAGGCCGGAATTTGTCTCCTACGTTCCGAGCATCTACGAGATCGGGATTATCGTCCTGGCATTGTCTCTCGCCTTGCTCATCTATTCCATTGGGGTCAAATACTGGAAACTTGAAGCTACCCCCGATTAG
- a CDS encoding cytochrome c biogenesis protein CcdA, giving the protein MSGRIPWSALALMGSICLLALATVHPGPVVTVANAALSDYQRITIQPKPPPGDIVVGNQDLPVLVNTGIESCPPCQRMASSLLELQTEYGHVFQTYYYDTQKVPEALTVFQALTVPTQIFYAADGTELHRNEGFLAKHHILEQWRELGMVVQPAERSASVWDWLSFENLLSSLTLAVRGAAPTALLAAFFWGVLSIVLSPCHLAGIPLIVGYINGQKVETSGRAISLSLLFGLGILGSIVIVGIISASAGRLLGDLGPLPYYILSGVFILFGLNLTGLVPMGCLVPNRLLPKAPGKRGALALGLVLGIGLGPCTFVYMAPILGLTMAMAATDLYYGLVLLLLFAVGHCLFLMLASMSPRFIQFFLRWNERSLSAPVLKKVCGALLILGGAYLAYTA; this is encoded by the coding sequence ATGTCGGGACGAATCCCTTGGAGCGCACTGGCTCTGATGGGCAGCATCTGCCTCCTGGCGTTGGCGACGGTCCATCCCGGGCCCGTCGTCACCGTGGCCAATGCCGCCCTCTCCGATTACCAGCGCATCACGATACAGCCCAAACCGCCGCCCGGCGATATTGTCGTGGGCAATCAGGATCTGCCGGTCCTGGTGAACACCGGCATCGAATCCTGTCCGCCCTGCCAGCGCATGGCTTCGTCCCTCCTGGAACTGCAAACGGAGTACGGCCACGTTTTCCAAACCTATTACTATGACACCCAGAAGGTTCCGGAAGCCCTGACCGTTTTCCAGGCGCTGACCGTGCCGACCCAGATCTTCTATGCCGCGGACGGGACCGAACTGCACCGCAACGAGGGTTTCCTGGCCAAGCACCATATTCTGGAACAGTGGCGTGAACTGGGAATGGTCGTTCAGCCCGCGGAGCGATCGGCATCGGTCTGGGACTGGCTCTCTTTCGAGAACCTGCTATCCTCACTGACCCTGGCGGTACGGGGGGCGGCGCCCACGGCCCTGCTGGCCGCCTTTTTCTGGGGCGTATTGAGCATTGTGCTTAGTCCCTGCCATCTTGCGGGCATCCCTCTGATCGTGGGCTACATCAACGGCCAAAAGGTCGAAACTTCGGGCCGGGCCATTTCACTGTCCCTGCTCTTTGGACTGGGTATCCTGGGCAGCATTGTCATTGTTGGAATTATTTCGGCTTCGGCCGGCAGGTTGCTTGGGGACCTTGGTCCCTTGCCTTACTATATTCTGAGTGGAGTGTTCATTCTCTTTGGATTGAATCTGACTGGGCTAGTGCCCATGGGGTGCCTCGTACCGAACAGATTGCTTCCCAAGGCGCCGGGAAAAAGAGGCGCTTTGGCCCTGGGACTGGTCCTGGGCATCGGCCTGGGCCCGTGCACCTTCGTGTACATGGCGCCCATTCTTGGTTTGACAATGGCCATGGCGGCCACTGACCTGTATTACGGCCTGGTGTTGCTCCTGCTCTTTGCCGTCGGCCATTGCCTGTTCCTGATGCTGGCCAGCATGTCCCCTCGGTTCATTCAGTTCTTTCTGCGCTGGAACGAGCGTTCCCTGAGCGCACCGGTGCTGAAAAAAGTTTGCGGGGCGTTGCTGATTCTGGGCGGGGCTTATCTGGCGTATACAGCGTGA
- a CDS encoding substrate-binding domain-containing protein, translated as MRQMPYAKGMMAGGQARIRALLFQVLALTALAVFLSIPALAQNNDVLRISGATTIQPMVEQLAEEFRERSGQSIRIEGGGSLTGAMAALEGTAHIGMVSRALSEEEKERLEYETIGMDVLVIIVNSRNPLQEVDKQTVVDLFTGRIMNWNDLTSWNRDVVLVNKEMGRSTLELFEAYSGVYHRDNPEDGPNGRVAAQAYEIASNMDGATLVGGIPGAVGYMSLGTSLYLLDKGMPIKILALDGHDPIAGNVLAGGYPIVRELNLVYLKHNESKITPFLDFCRSPRGREVVREFKYLFVD; from the coding sequence ATGAGACAAATGCCGTATGCGAAAGGAATGATGGCGGGAGGACAAGCCCGTATTCGAGCTCTGCTGTTCCAGGTGCTGGCATTGACGGCCCTGGCGGTGTTTCTCAGCATTCCTGCCTTGGCTCAGAACAACGACGTTCTCCGGATTTCCGGAGCGACTACGATCCAGCCCATGGTGGAGCAGTTGGCCGAGGAATTCCGTGAACGTAGCGGACAGTCAATTCGGATCGAAGGTGGTGGAAGTCTGACCGGAGCAATGGCCGCTCTGGAAGGTACGGCCCATATCGGGATGGTTTCCCGAGCCTTGTCGGAAGAGGAAAAAGAACGGCTGGAATACGAGACCATCGGCATGGACGTTCTGGTGATCATCGTCAACAGCCGCAATCCCCTGCAGGAAGTGGACAAGCAGACCGTGGTCGACCTGTTCACGGGCCGGATCATGAACTGGAATGACCTGACGTCATGGAATCGCGATGTGGTTTTGGTGAACAAGGAAATGGGGCGCAGCACCCTGGAGCTCTTTGAAGCCTACAGCGGCGTGTATCACCGGGACAATCCGGAGGATGGCCCCAACGGCCGGGTCGCCGCACAGGCCTACGAAATCGCCTCCAACATGGACGGAGCAACCCTGGTTGGCGGGATTCCCGGGGCAGTGGGCTACATGTCCCTGGGCACATCGCTGTATCTGCTGGACAAGGGCATGCCCATCAAGATTCTCGCCCTGGACGGCCATGATCCGATTGCGGGTAACGTGCTCGCCGGCGGTTATCCCATCGTTCGGGAATTGAACCTGGTCTACCTGAAACACAACGAGTCGAAGATAACGCCGTTTCTGGATTTCTGCCGCAGCCCACGCGGACGCGAGGTGGTTCGGGAATTCAAATATCTTTTCGTCGATTAG